A stretch of the Argentina anserina chromosome 6, drPotAnse1.1, whole genome shotgun sequence genome encodes the following:
- the LOC126796818 gene encoding auxin-responsive protein SAUR50 — MFDLSSFLSNFYHLSPYVKNTRSSLSSQKNIKRSRISGSMKLRLIIDKLQKGLSLLATKGPHDDNDEEFDEDVEIAKKIPEDVKEGHFAVFAVKGKETKRFVVKLESLNNPAFLKLLEQAKEEYGFEQKGALAVPCRPEDLHKILENRREKSKTSATINNTHSNTQNLIEGY; from the exons ATGTTTGATCTCTCCTCATTTCTTTCCAACTTTTACCATCTTAGTCCTTACGTCAAGAACACT CGTTCCTCACTGTCTAGCCAGAAGAACATAAAAAGGAGCAGAATATCAGGTTCCATGAAGCTCAGGCTCATAATTGACAAGCTACAAAAGGGCCTCTCGCTCTTAGCAACCAAAGGCCCTCatgatgataatgatgaaGAGTTCGATGAAGACGTGGAGATAGCGAAGAAAATACCGGAGGATGTAAAGGAAGGACATTTTGCAGTCTTCGCAGTGAAGGGTAAGGAGACAAAGAGGTTTGTGGTTAAGCTAGAGTCCTTAAACAATCCTGCATTTTTGAAATTACTAGAGCAGGCAAAGGAAGAATATGGATTTGAACAGAAAGGTGCTCTTGCAGTTCCCTGCAGACCTGAGGATTTGCATAAGATTCTGGAAAACAGAAGGGAGAAGAGTAAGACTAGTGCTACAATAAATAATACTCATAGTAATACTCAAAACCTCATTGAAGgatactag
- the LOC126796817 gene encoding auxin-responsive protein SAUR32-like — translation MSSPQFSQTKNTMKAEDSTSNLRKLWLKIEKIQKGLSLLTTRGPPDHLCSGCDETLKVAAVVPEDVKEGYFAVFAVVGKETTRFVTKLASLNDPAFMNLLEQAQDEYGFQQKGALEVYCRPEELHSILENCRMEQSGYGAANDDNILITTLEGYKLA, via the coding sequence ATGAGTTCACCGCAGTTTTCCCAGACCAAGAATACGATGAAAGCAGAAGACAGTACTAGTAACTTAAGGAAGCTCTGGCTCAAAATCGAAAAGATTCAAAAGGGTCTTTCACTCCTAACCACAAGAGGCCCTCCTGATCATCTTTGCAGTGGCTGTGATGAAACACTGAAGGTAGCAGCAGTTGTACCAGAAGATGTTAAGGAAGGATATTTTGCAGTGTTTGCAGTGGTGGGTAAGGAGACAACGAGGTTTGTGACTAAGCTAGCCTCCTTAAATGACCCTGCATTCATGAACTTGCTAGAGCAGGCTCAGGACGAGTATGGGTTTCAACAGAAAGGTGCCCTTGAAGTTTATTGCAGGCCTGAGGAATTGCATTCTATCCTCGAAAACTGCAGGATGGAGCAGAGTGGATATGGTGCGGCAAATGATGATAATATTCTCATCACTACCCTAGAGGGATACAAGCTAGCTTAG
- the LOC126796816 gene encoding cyclin-T1-4-like: protein MELNSPSRRDGISLSKETQLCSQYSYIRHLGSKLRLPHLAIVKALVFCHRFYARQSFAKNDWHAVATACVLLAIKVEESPRFLKDVVNEAYRHEIQDYVADQMLRSTINLHDMRERDEFFREKGRVTNDQKKELIIAAEGLVLRTMGFDLNVQLPYKTLVAALHRLREEKITGSGHPQFTKVACSLVEDLLRTSLCLRYEPQFIAVGSVVVAASVLKMKLPANKKWLEGLDVPLKELNEVIQSIQRKFSK from the coding sequence ATGGAACTCAACTCCCCGTCGCGAAGAGACGGCATCTCTCTCAGCAAGGAGACCCAGTTGTGCTCTCAGTACTCCTATATTCGCCATCTCGGCTCCAAGCTCAGACTCCCTCACCTCGCCATTGTCAAGGCCCTCGTTTTCTGCCACCGTTTCTACGCTCGTCAGTCCTTCGCCAAGAACGACTGGCACGCCGTCGCTACCGCCTGCGTTCTTCTCGCCATTAAAGTGGAGGAGTCGCCGCGCTTTCTAAAGGACGTCGTCAATGAGGCATATCGTCATGAGATCCAGGACTACGTCGCCGACCAAATGTTGCGGTCGACTATCAATCTTCATGATATGAGAGAAAGAGATGAGTTCTTCAGAGAAAAAGGGCGTGTTACTAACGACCAAAAGAAGGAGTTGATCATAGCTGCGGAGGGACTTGTTCTGAGAACAATGGGGTTTGATCTCAACGTTCAACTTCCTTACAAGACTCTTGTTGCTGCCCTCCATAGATTGCGTGAGGAGAAGATCACTGGCTCTGGGCACCCTCAGTTTACTAAAGTAGCATGCAGTCTTGTGGAGGATTTGCTTAGAACATCGTTATGCTTACGGTACGAGCCACAGTTCATTGCTGTTGGTTCAGTGGTCGTCGCAGCTTCGGTTCTGAAGATGAAACTTCCTGCAAATAAAAAGTGGCTAGAGGGCCTTGATGTTCCGCTCAAAGAGTTGAACGAGGTGATTCAGTCGATACAGAGGAAGTTCTCCAAATGA
- the LOC126799703 gene encoding uncharacterized protein LOC126799703 — protein MTTTQATSDSPQSSTKTVRLVIKGRVQGVFYRNWTIENATQLGLKGWVRNRRDGSVETLLSGNSDAVQEMEQRCRRGPPSAMVTGLEVYPSTDDPGSGFERKQTV, from the exons ATGACCACCACCCAGGCCACGTCTGATTCCCCACAGTCCTCCACCAAAACG GTGAGGCTTGTGATTAAAGGGAGGGTTCAGGGTGTGTTTTACAGGAACTGGACTATAGAGAATGCAACCCAATTGGGGTTGAAGGGTTGGGTTAGGAACAGGAGAGATGGGTCTGTCGAGACTCTGCTATCTGGGAATTCCGATGCGGTCCAGGAAATGGAGCAGAGGTGTCGACGCGGTCCTCCTTCTGCAATGGTTACTGGGCTTGAGGTTTATCCCAGCACTGATGACCCCGGTTCTGGATTTGAGCGCAAACAAACGGTTTGA